cttattccaaaaatatatttttattcatttttttaacaaactctGCAAACCGTTAAGTTATTTTAGACATTTCCCAAAACCTTTAATACTTCTTTCTATGATAAAACAGTTCATATATAACAGTTAAAAGAGtacaatgataaaatttaaaaaatactggtttgtgtttttcaaagtttttatcaCGCATGTTTTTAATGGCTAGAATTATACCAatgcaatatattaattaaataatcatgatTTTTATTCCATTCGGTTCTTGATTTAACTGTCCTTAATATATATGATTCTAACAGaatacagataatttaaaaaacattaatttaataatgaaattatacaaATTGTTTAGAGGTGTCTACGTAAACTGCCATTACTTAGCAATAAACTAGTAAGGAAATGTACAATgtccttttttaattattgaaggaCTAACATCTTTAGTTTACTAGGTGACGCGACGCCGGTAAGACGACATATTATTTACTACACTTAATCTTACGGAATATCCTTTCTTTCTTCGTTGCCTCAAGATGAactacttttacaataaatcaaaacatggaataaactattaatatatattaataaatattaaagcaacgtaaaataatcaataaaactttatattaactaCTATTGGCTATTCAGTTCCGCAGTAACTTGTGTCGGCATATAATAAACGCATTGCTTCCATAACATTTCCTAGCTAATTTATTGCATGTTTACAATACATTAGCTATACTATACAATGTGAACAATCTATCTCGCTCCAAAATACAACACAAACTGCTTACGAACCTTTGGTAGCTATCGTGATATATTTCAACATTACTTTAGCcatagtatacaatttttacaccCTGACAATCGTACGCCGCAGTGACTAGTGTCGACATATGCAACACACACTGCTTCCGTAATCTTTGGTAGATAACGTAGTAGATTTCAACACTACATTACCATAGTATACGATTTGTACACCCTGACAATCGTACGCCACAGTGACTAGTGTCGACATATGCAACACACACTGCTTCCGAACCTTTAGTAAATTATGTTAATTGAAGTCCATTATTTATAGGATTCGCGTTGAATGCGTTGTCAGAGGTCAACTAGAGACCACCAGATGGGTACACCTGAAGTCCTTATTTTGCTACACATGTAAGTAGCTCCTAGGAAACTGCAATTTAGGCTTTCTCTGCCTAATAATACAGCTACCTAAGTGGCGTTATTTAATACACTACTAACACGCTATCACCACTATGCATTACATGGTAATGCATTTCAGTACAGGAACTTTTAATAGAATATACTGGATGCTGAACTGGTTAATAGAACATAGAGTTTATAACAGCTAatgatgtatttaatatttatcctaCATTTATAAAGAGAGAGGCTTAATCTCTTACGTTTCCAGAAACAACGTAGTTTAGTAAATCTATTCACAAGGTatacgtatataatatattaagttttaaactgtTACTCCAGTTTTCAAGATAGGTTATAAGTTTTGTGTTCATAACTACAGACCAATTTCAATCATTTCAGCAAGAAGTAAAATCGTTGAACGGTTTGTCCATGACATAGTGTTATGTGTTACATCCAATAATTATCTTATTTAAAGCACAGTTTGGGTTCATCAGAAAcaagttagtttttaatttaattgcagaggttttttaaaattattcatgaagcCTCATCTGTCATCAATATTTAGTTGGAATTTTGCAGtcttagtaaagcttttgatgatgtcaatgttctttttttataaattcgaGATATCTGATACAGAGTCATCGCACAACAATGGTTCAGATCatatcttacatattttttcCAGTGCGTACAAGTAACTAATGAGACAGGTGTAACAAAGTCAGATATCCTGACTGATAACGAAAACCGTACCCAAAAGGATCTGTTCTTTGCCCTTCGTTGCTCATTTTATATCAATGATcttgatataatattattcctATTTCTGCAATTCAATATGCAAATCACACTGCAGAGACGTTATTGcgcattttttaatgtttttctaatcatttttttaagtctaatttaataaatcaaagtcATAGTTCACACAAAACGGTCTCGATTTAAATACTGAGAAGACTTTTGTCTATTTACGTCCACAGGTCCCTCAATCTGAAATTATGGCTGTAATTGATaacgtaaaaaattttatttcctggGCCTCAAAATAGATTTTCCCCTTAATTGGTCTAATCACATTGATATAATTTGTACTATACCCAGTAAACTTTTGTATTCTGTATAGTATCtatctgaaattttataatatttaccccTTTAAGCCGATTTACTATGGTTGCGTTACATATGCAATGTCGTATGGGCCTATCTGTTGAGGAACTGCATCACTGACTTCAATAATCCTAGTGTTTGTGATGCAGAAGATTATTTAACCACAAATTGTTCGCCTGCTTTTTGGTTTAAGGGGAAGGAAGAGTTGCAGTTAGGTTTTTAACCGTGAGAAGCTAATAGTTTTAccatatctttttatttatattatatcagtGTATACTCTAAGAATTATTATATCTTTTGAGATAAGatgttaaaacttttatatcCTTAATAAATCAAGTCTAGTAGTTCCGTAACAccaataaaatatacttctaaaGTCCATTGGGtacttaaatctaaaaatatttaataacctaCCTGCAGCAGTTAAGAACTGTACCAGTGAACGTTGTTCTAAAACTAAATTAAGGAACTTTGTatgagtaattttttaattactgaatGTGTTTTAGCATTACTAATAGAAATGTTGTTTTAAAGAAATGATACTTGTTAgaattttaatgttcaataaatctatattagaattttaaatatcaaatatgacccaatataatgtacaatattgtCTATAAGAATAAAGAACGTTGATGTCATTTGACTATCGAAAAGCAggacaatataaataaaactaatagaatttgtttattaaattgtgatggaaatgtaacaaatttatgCCGCAGTATATTTTGACAAATATGATCATGTCATTAATTCGTGTTCAACATTAAACATAAACACTTACATAAATTGAgaaatacataacaattataGCATAACATAAAACTGTGACGGATATAGGTTGTAGAAACGCTATCAAAACCGTAACGGCTTTGATTGTGTTCTCATCGTATTGATTACTCGTCCTTCTGAGGAAATTCTTCTTCTCCTTCTCTTTCATCGGTCGTTTCCTTACCTTGACACTTAAAACCTCTCCTCCTGTTTCGTCGTTCATGACTTTCAGCGTGATGTGAGTCTAGACTAAGGTAGTCAGCATCATAAAGGTGAACACCCTCACCGTTATTATACACTCTTTTAAAGTCAGCTTTAGGAGATTCGTTTGATATTGGTTTCTTAGTAGTTCGTCTTTCTATTTTCCCATGGCAACCTCTTCCGTTTGAAGGATGATGGTCTCGTCTTTGCCCATCTCTCCTTCTTTCATGTCCTTTTCTCGTTCTGTTGCGGACTGTTCCCATATCTGACGGATCTAAAGGGACTTCACTATCGGCAGTAGGTAGAGGACTAGTAGGTTCACCTGTACCTTCCAATTCTGCTTCTCTCTTCTCCAGTCttcttaatacattttgttttgtatgaagaTTGAAAATTTTCTGATTGTTTATTGATGAATAAGATTCATTAATATACGaagaaatagtaaaaactgcAAGAAGAGCAGCcaaaatctgaaattaaaaaaacaaacatgcatTATTGTGTGGACTAAGCATTTGCTAATATTTCTATtaacatatgttaaataaactgAATATCTTGTTGGGTTATAGAATTTCGTTATTTACTCAATAAGTCGGCGTAATATAtctacaataaaatgttttccttaaCTCTAAAGAATATCTTATTAATGTATAAGCTGTATATGTTATAGAGTTCAAATTGTACGTGGTTGGATTCAGATGTCTCTGCTATCAATCCAAGTTCTAGTTCACTCATATACTGAGATCCTGGTAGTTCAAACTTTCAATTCCTTCGGGCTAATTTTGCATGGCTGATTTCCACCCCTAAAATATGTAGATATTAAATACTCGATCCTTTGCAAACTAACAAGGTTGAAAGAACTACGTGCCTTATGTAACCATTTGTCTCTTAGAATCCTGCAACAAGCCGGAATCTGCCAGTAAATGTAACTAAGTAGTTCATTGTAATCTTACAATACTGATAAATTCATTTTTCAAGAAGTATCAAAATTCTGGGACGATCTCAACTACGGAAACCCCATGCCACCAAACTGGCATATTTATGAAAACCTCTACGCTGTGAGAAAAATTGACAAACTAGAGTTCTGTTGGTACCGGCTGGCTTGTTGGACCCAAATCTCTTGATCTATCAAGCCCTTATGAATCTTCGGCGTTGGTAACTGCCACTTTTATATACAACCTTTACGACTCAAAGCCACAATTGTTTTACGGTGTTTCGGGATTCTATATCCATCAGGCACATATTATTGCTTTTCGTATATTCTTGAAGCCTCAGTTATTTCCACGTACTACATATTCTCTGTTCCTTTATTAAACTCCtgtttttctacaatttaaaaattagaatttagtTAAAGAAAACATATTCTAGTATCTTATCCTTTTAACTAAATattaggtttataaataatatttagctaaTTACTATTATGGCTAATAATCATTGTATAAGTTTAATTTCGTATCTTTCCCTACCTCAATAAATATTCTGGATAATGGTTTGTTCCATGAGagttttaatctaatttaagAACCAGATCCATCATGTATAATTATGAAAGGCACTAGTTGTTATAATGCTATTTTAatctgtatattataaatttcatttgaAGTTATTTGCTTGAGGAATGtgtattaataactaatttatgtTCTTACTAccagtttgaaatatttgaatcCAATAAGTATAGTCatgcaaaattgaaaattaaaatggcACTTTTTAAAGTTTCCATTTTGAGTTTTACTTTTACAGCCTATTCATTATATTCAAAATGAACGTCCACAAAGTATTTTATCACATGaccagatttaaaaaatatattttaatatgtaacactCTTGTATTTAACCTaaacttttcatatatttcatgAACTAATCAATTAGTAGAAAGAGATTATGTgagtttatttaatgttttacggAAACATACTTTAAGTTGTAATAAAACAAGATCAAGCCAacactttttaatacaatttcgTATAGTTGATCAAATTTAGTGTGTAGTTTCTTCTGATTGTTCAATGTTCATTAAGTCAGTTGAAAGTTATGTTTCCTAGCATAATGTTGTGTTTTGTGCATCAAAACAAGTTTCATGCTTAAAATACAGGTTGTtacgaaataatataaaacttatcaCTATGCCATAGTAAGATTGtgagtattacttttaaaactaccGATATAGTCTACAAGTTTTACAAGATTCTGGATTTTTACGTACAATTTGGTCTAAATTTAGGTCATGTCAACTATGACAAGCGTTTCAAGTTGCAAGCGTAACAAGTTACATGCTTGAAGTCTCTTAATGACAGATATATAAAATCTATGCAATGTGCGCTATAACTTACCATACTGCAGGCCATGCTGGTGTCGACTGAAATGACGGATGTGATGGCGTAAAATACTTGACGTCCGGTCGCATCATATATCTGTTACCGCACTTCCGGTTATCTCAATTACTGCATTCATCATCATCTTCTACAATGAAGTAGTTATGAGATTCTGATATGTTAGATTTAGCATATCACGTACTTTAATTCAAGgaggatttaatatttaaagagttGTGAATCCTTGCtcttataaattttcttttttttatttaaaaaatattacgtacTTTTTTCTTTGTTGTCTACTTGCGTCTTTTCTCTCtctcattatttcattattttctgtCCGATTATTGGATTTTACTACGTATTTTAGTACATGTCTTGTAAAACATCGACTTTACCAGTATTTTCACATGGCCGACTCGTTGGTGCATCCGATTAGTTGAAAGTATTAGAATatgtataaaatcatttaatggtaaataatatatgaaaatacacGTTATAGGATGAGAAATGTCCTATTGAGAGTGTCTTGTAATTACTTTGGTATACAAAACAAAGATTAGGCTCCATTGAATTTGTGTGCATTTGATTCTTCCGAGATACCCcctattttgttgtaaaacagttttattactaacagttttttatgtatatatatatatatatatatgtatttatttatttgtttatatatatttgtttatatatatatatatatatatcatatataaatttgatattttatgaatattataccaaataTATCATTCATgggttttacttttaaatgaaccGGATTTCTTATAGGGAAGCAAGTCGTTTTCGAGTATGAAATCTAGccggtaatatttaaaaactggaaatttCTTTGATATCGGtagtatttatgtacatattgttttactgtatgtccagttaaaatttatttaaatatgtctaatacaactttttgtaatattatagagGTCGTAAGAATCCTAGTATAGCTAAAAAGGGTATGTTTTATATACCATAATCTGTATAATGTCACGTAGAACGGACTTTTgatccaaaaacccaaaaaataaataatcttgcCAAAATCCTTTCCCAAAGatgcagttttgttttttttttaattctgatactgtttattttaaagatgaatattttttcccaaaactGTTTTCCAAATATTTACGCTCTGCAATGCTTTTGAGTATAATATTAGCTTAAAACCCCGTTTTAATTCCAACAATATTTAATGGCGTAGCAGTGCAGTTATGCCGGCCTTCAATCCAAACACACAAATAAGTCAATAGCCTCAATGAGCAtctaattgttttagaaaaactaGAATTTTGAACACCCAAATTCATTAACAAATTTAACCTGGCGATGTTTGGTACATAATGCgaggaaaataaatggaataatgtagtataacattatatgagatttaattaatttaatttaaattttgattgaaagatttatttttgttctttctttcaACAAGGAAATTCTTTTTACCCACGCCCTTCgtttcttttcaaataattattcaattgaaTTTGACACTATTAAATCAGTGTTTACACCCAAGCGTATGCTCacttgattaaatttaaaactttttagtcaTTTAACAAAACCCCTATTCCACGAAACATTGTACTATGTATTAGGTAGTAGTACTCTCCAgtattcaaatacaataaatagtaatGCATTGCGAATTGCCTTGAAATAACTGAAAACCGTCAACTGTTACATAATATTAGGcaattgaagaatttaattatttcaacagCGTGCAAGCATTTCGGTACGCTACGCAGTTGACATCCAGACACAATATTTATCTGATTTCTCAAGTGAAGGGGAGAAAATAAACTCGGCTGATATGATAATCTAATGAGACGTGATGAGCAGTGGAGCGAGTTGCTGAGATGTCAACAGAAAGCCTTCTCCCATCAAGAAGTAAGCAACATGACGACTGTACGCCTCTCGTCGTGCTACCACTTAGACCGCCAACCACTTGGTGGCACGCCACTCAGATCCTTTATGTTAATGCGAGTATTTGTTTTGCGTTCTCTCAGTTTAGCAGTTTCAATACTAACAGTTATTTAATGCACTCACTCTCTCGTGTTGGAATATAAACTTCCTGAATGTTTACAGGATAGTCCTGAATACCCCTAGCTTACTACtaaattattaacatgttttaatttaaaatgtattattttatacacttttaaacagtatgaattaattataaatgaattaaatataaaactttactaCAAAGGCATTTCTTACACATGTaagaaaaaattcaattatttgtgtttattacgTAGACTTCAAAGACATTGCCCTTATAACAATATCTGGGTGTTTTGCATTGTCATTGTTTTGTTGTATTAgtgttttacaaactaaatatctgaCTAATAATGCATATTCAATTTGACATATAAAGGAAACAGTAGCACTTGAAACCTACCTTTCTTCCGGCTGAGGCAGAATGAATAACTTTATTTATGTCTAAATCCCTATCTGATAATAGATTAActtaatcttaaatataaaacatacacaatACTAAAAGTgttagttttgtgttatttttagtaatattagttttaattataaatcgatTATAATAATATCGGAAACCGATTTTGCTGCTTATTGAGGCCTCATTTAACATGgccaataattattcaagtattaatcatttaattaatttcttggTGGCTTGCGTTGGAGTGACTAGTGTTGGTATACAGACCACACACTGCTACTGTAACCGTACGTATCATACGTGATATTTGTCAACGCTACTCACTGTATAGTGTACTCACCACACACTGCTACCGTAACCGTACGTATCGTACGTGATATTTGTCAACGCTACTCACTGTATAGTATACACACACCACACACTGCTACTGTAACCGTACGTATCGTACGTGATATTTGTCAACGCTACTCACTGGATAGTGTACACACCACACACTGCTACCGTAACCGTACGTATCGTACGTGATATTTGTCAACGCTACTCACTGTATAGTGTACACACCACACACTGCTACCGTAACCGTACGTATCGTACGTGATATTTGTCAACGCTACTCACTGTATAGTATACACACCACACACTGCTACCGTAACCGTACGTATCGTACGTGATATTTGTCAACGCTACTCACTGTATAGTATACACACCACACACTGCTACCGTAACCGTACGTATCGTACGTGATATTTGTCAACGCTACTCACTGTATAGTGTACACACCACACACTGCTACCGTAACCGTACGTATCGTACGTGATATTTGTCAACGCTACTCACTGTATAGTGTACACACCACACACTGCTACCGTAACCGTACGTATCGTACGTGATATTTGTCAACGCTACTCACTGTATAGTGTACACACCACACACTGCTACCGTAACCGTACGTATCGTACGTGATATTTGTCAACGCTACTCACTGTATAGTGTACACACCACACACTGCTACCGTAACCGTACGTATCGTACGTGATATTTGTCAACGCTACTCACTGTATAGTGTACACACCACACACTGCTACCGTAACCGTACGTATCGTACGTGATATTTGTCAACGCTACTCACTGTATAGTATACACACCACACACTGCTACCGTAACCGTACGTATCGTACGTGATATTTGTCAACGCTACTCACTGTATAGTGTACACACCACACACTGCTACCGTAACCGTACGTATCGTACGTGATATTTGTCAACGCTACTCACTGTATAgtgtacaatattaatacttTGACCCTCTAGCGATCTAATTACACACTCTACTACCAGGACCTCTGGTATTTATTATACGGGTCAAACTAGGGAAATTGTAATGCACAACTCTTTATTTTCATTAGAATTATATGAGTTTTATGGCATTGCGGctattctgtatttttaattgattaaaactatcgataatttttttatggaattgTGGAATTTGAAAGGAATATCTTCTGCTAGttcgtttttatatttaccaaattccATAACTAAAGAATTCATGTTGGCCCAGTGATCTGAGGTTGTATAGGCCGCCAAATGGTCGCACTTAAGACCTTATTTTAACGCAAATGTAAGCAGCTCCTATGAAACTGCGGTTTACTAAGACGCTTTCTCTACTTCATGGCAGAGCTACGATGCCACTGCGATACGAGGTCTGGCGCACTCCTAACTTGTATACTGATGGAATAGTAtaataatagaactaaaaaaactGCTATAAGACACAAGATAAACCATAGGACTCTGTATTTAGGGGAGTACTTTACTTCCTACAGGTTAAATCTACAGCTAAATCGCAATCtcgatttttaatataaacgGTCACAGATTACGTCTCGATATCATTAAAGTTTATTAGATACTTGGAGCGAAGAATAGTAAATAGTATAACTCAGGATAGAATAACCACAATTTCAGTTAAATAATAACAGGGTAGTACTCTTGTCAAATAATTTGAACTAATACgaaaattaaactcaaaatcCCTTCTAGGTTTAGCAACTTGGTGAATTTCACCGTTACAGCCAATCACCTGTAATATACTTTTGTGACTACTTTGCTACAAATTGCAGTTCTCATTCCCAGTATACGGATCTCGATTGCTCTCTGACTATTATTATCAAACATTACACCGTTTAAAGTGATTACGGTACACTTTCTGCCCCTGAGAGCCGGCATAGACTCCTTGTACTAGGATGTGATAGTTGTTAGACttgccttcggctcgctggggcttgCCTTGCCTCCACTCTAAGCCAAAACGTGAGGCGTTTGCTGAATTCAGAACTAGGTAAAACTAGGTGATTTTTGTAATCGAAGATTAGCGAAGGTGTTAGGTATACCGTAGTTTATCCGTAAGTAGTGCAACAAACGTAAAATTGGTTTGTAAGTGTTACGCAATTATGCTTGGATTACATCTAATGTACAGATCAgtattttaagcaataaaactgcccacaattttaaaatgtttatactttgaAGACGTCGTGGCTTATcctttatatacagggtgagtctgaccacccgtgcagtatttacagctgccTTAATAACTGtcttccacactttttctatctcttttctccataatttggcctctctgaatccgttaaaattattttcaattttgaaaaaatgcccctaaagggtcCAATTTGGGGGCTAGGGgtgctttttggggaatttttaaaatgtaaacatgggttgtgtgatacatcaatttaaaggtctaattacaccgaactaccattttgaaacagtaagagataggaaaaaaagttaagtacaaaaaatatttgttttaaaaaggccttttatttgatataaaatttattatatgttgttgtttaagaattttgagtgttacgattttttgtattgataaattttgaatatttttgaaatttagaaaatccagtgaaaaatgcccgtattacatatttcattgaaaaataggtcaatagtaagttaggaaaaaaatctggagctgttccgtattgtaggtagggtaacacggtactttattttaaagtcctatttcaaaaagttttggtacaccctgtacatacggttaaagataattaacttttgtttgcaccaaaatgttcggtgtaattagacctttaaattgatgtatcacacaaCCCatgttcacattttaaaattccccaaaaagcacccctaccccccaaattgggccctttaggggcatttttcaaaattgaaaataattttaacggattaagagaggccaaattatggagaaaagagatagaaaaggTGTGGAAgacagttattaagacagctgtaaatactgcacgggtggtcagactcaccctgtataataaaaataacacagctCTTATTGGAGAAAACTTAATTATCTCGATTTTTGAGTTGCATCTGATATATGAACTATAGTTTAACCAGCGTACGATATTAAGGTAGTACAAGGTTACCAGGTACAAGGTTGTTAAGTATGGTTGatatttaaatgctttaaaatattctttcacaccttttaaagaaaatagtaTTAATGATAGATAAAAAGTAGTGCAAAATAATTCATTCCAAAGTCATTCCACGAGAAATATTAggcattataattttaatatttctaggTATCTGACgcccaaaataatattttatagcgtGTATAATacgctataaaatattatagctgAAATTTATTATGGCTGAAATTTATGACctgtattttcatttataaaaattccatttcataaccacaatattaaaaaaaaaaatgaaatctcTTAACGAATGTATGTTTTTTCATGAAAGGAATATATTGattacaaatttaagaaaaactttacGCTttgcttaaacattttattggatTTCCATTGactaaactgtattaaaaatgtatattatctaTTCCGTAGCTACGagcattatataaataataaatcaaaatagtaATGTTCAGTTTTGTGACAAAGTTACGTTAAATGTTGTTCATTGCTTGGGTTTTATCACATGCTGAAAGAAGCAATTACAGAAATAGCCGATTTAGTACACAAGTCATTTTATGTTATTACTACAGATTGCACGTCACAGCGGTTTTATATTACTGCTTTCGTTTTATTAAACAGTCAAGCCTATCCATTCTACCATTATATGTATCATTGGGATATataggttaaaacaaatatataaagcattacaaaatattctttgcGCCCATTAAACattgtgaatattataaaataaatgctttaGTTTAGAACAAATATCTGTTTCCATCCCTTAACGTCGAATGGAAACATCCATCATTTATGTTAAATGTCCACATGTTTAGTTTAAGTTAAAATCAACGAGAATAG
The Homalodisca vitripennis isolate AUS2020 chromosome 4, UT_GWSS_2.1, whole genome shotgun sequence DNA segment above includes these coding regions:
- the LOC124359166 gene encoding uncharacterized protein LOC124359166; the encoded protein is MACSMILAALLAVFTISSYINESYSSINNQKIFNLHTKQNVLRRLEKREAELEGTGEPTSPLPTADSEVPLDPSDMGTVRNRTRKGHERRRDGQRRDHHPSNGRGCHGKIERRTTKKPISNESPKADFKRVYNNGEGVHLYDADYLSLDSHHAESHERRNRRRGFKCQGKETTDEREGEEEFPQKDE